A window of Roseovarius sp. THAF27 contains these coding sequences:
- a CDS encoding branched-chain amino acid ABC transporter permease yields MPTASQLRFRTVLFWAFPLLLLLLPLVANAYVQFIANSIVIFALVALGFNFVIGNLGQLAFANTALFGLGAYGSAILVNAFGLPWILTIPLAGVAGAAGGFLASAAALRGIRLYYLAIITLAFGELMRWLYVHGKSVTGGTDGMGLPAQSIFGISLTGDHAKFYIFLAVAVLLFKATLNLLRSRIGRSVMAVRENEVATASLGIPTAKIIVFAFIWSGFVVGCAGALFALHTSYVFPESFGMLHLIVSFAMVLVGGLGSVIGAVLGAATLTILPEYLRSFPGMEELFFGLIVIGVLLALPEGLASLLRKLSPIFVERYYRE; encoded by the coding sequence ATGCCGACAGCTTCCCAACTTCGTTTTCGCACCGTCCTGTTCTGGGCGTTTCCGCTGCTGCTCTTGCTGTTGCCGCTGGTCGCGAACGCCTACGTGCAGTTCATCGCCAACAGCATCGTCATCTTCGCACTCGTCGCGCTGGGCTTCAATTTCGTGATCGGCAATCTCGGCCAGCTGGCCTTTGCCAACACCGCGCTTTTCGGCCTGGGCGCCTATGGCTCCGCCATCCTCGTCAACGCCTTCGGCCTGCCATGGATATTGACCATCCCGCTCGCCGGCGTGGCGGGCGCGGCGGGGGGCTTTCTCGCCTCGGCGGCGGCATTGCGCGGTATTCGCCTCTACTACCTGGCGATCATCACGCTGGCCTTCGGAGAACTGATGCGCTGGCTCTATGTCCACGGCAAATCGGTCACCGGCGGGACGGATGGCATGGGCCTCCCGGCGCAGTCGATCTTCGGGATATCGCTGACCGGGGATCACGCCAAGTTCTACATCTTCCTGGCTGTCGCGGTTCTGCTGTTCAAGGCGACGCTGAATTTGCTGCGATCCCGCATCGGGCGCTCGGTCATGGCCGTCCGGGAAAACGAGGTCGCCACCGCGTCGCTGGGCATTCCGACCGCGAAGATCATCGTCTTCGCCTTCATCTGGTCGGGCTTCGTCGTGGGCTGCGCCGGGGCGCTCTTTGCACTGCACACAAGCTACGTCTTCCCCGAGAGCTTCGGGATGCTTCACCTGATCGTCAGCTTCGCGATGGTCCTGGTGGGTGGGCTCGGCTCTGTGATCGGCGCGGTGCTGGGGGCGGCCACGCTGACCATCCTGCCCGAATACCTGCGCAGTTTTCCCGGCATGGAAGAGCTGTTCTTCGGCCTGATCGTAATCGGTGTGCTTCTGGCGCTGCCCGAGGGGCTGGCAAGCCTCCTGCGCAAGCTGTCGCCGATATTTGTCGAACGCTACTACAGGGAATGA
- a CDS encoding ABC transporter ATP-binding protein — MKIRDLHVAYGKKPILRGASYDILKGECLTLLGANGSGKSTSLNAICGFVRPGSGSVILGDTELAQLAPHQVFAHGVAQVSQARDLFPDLSVEDNLRLGAMRRGGKESAATLDSVYSRFPRLAERRKQATRTLSGGEQQMVAIGRALMSRPRLLLLDEPSGGLSPEFCEEIAVLMDGLKAEGVTLLMVEQNLKLAFRAADRFIVLRDGVVVDGGDVKAMEHDHDAIIKNIYL; from the coding sequence ATGAAAATACGCGACCTTCACGTCGCATACGGCAAGAAACCGATCCTGCGTGGCGCCAGCTACGACATCCTCAAAGGCGAATGCCTGACGCTTCTGGGCGCAAACGGATCGGGCAAGTCCACATCCCTGAACGCGATCTGTGGCTTTGTCCGTCCCGGTTCGGGATCGGTCATCCTTGGCGATACCGAGCTTGCTCAGCTTGCGCCGCACCAGGTTTTTGCCCACGGCGTGGCACAGGTCAGCCAGGCCCGCGATCTGTTTCCCGATCTGTCGGTTGAGGACAATCTGCGTCTGGGCGCCATGCGCCGGGGCGGCAAGGAGTCCGCGGCGACCCTCGACAGCGTCTACAGCCGCTTCCCGCGCTTGGCCGAACGCCGCAAGCAGGCCACGCGGACATTGTCGGGCGGGGAACAGCAGATGGTCGCCATTGGCCGGGCGCTCATGTCGCGACCGCGTCTGCTGCTGCTCGATGAACCCTCCGGGGGTCTGTCACCCGAGTTCTGCGAAGAGATCGCTGTCCTGATGGACGGGCTGAAGGCCGAGGGCGTCACCCTGCTGATGGTGGAACAGAACCTCAAGCTCGCCTTCCGCGCGGCGGACCGCTTCATCGTCCTGCGCGACGGGGTCGTGGTGGACGGTGGCGACGTCAAGGCGATGGAGCACGACCACGACGCGATCATCAAGAACATCTACCTCTGA
- a CDS encoding ABC transporter ATP-binding protein: MTQLLEVESLDVQFAGLHALRDVSLGLEAGQITAVIGPNGAGKTTLFNAISGYVRPSGGSVRLRGHDVARLSPHSIAEHGIRRTFQNGGLFPALTVLENVLTGLHAQTHGSFLDVILGRRRALASEREMIAKSRELLSLMQMDHMADTRAADLSGGQQRIVEIVRTVASEPPVLLLDEPAVGLSPLARDQMMDIINRMAGEKGVGILLIEHAVELVMAGADRIMVMAAGQRIAEGTPAEIREDRAVLEAYLGHA; encoded by the coding sequence ATGACGCAGCTTCTCGAAGTCGAGTCTCTCGATGTCCAGTTCGCCGGCCTGCACGCCTTGCGCGATGTATCACTCGGCCTCGAGGCGGGACAGATCACGGCCGTGATCGGCCCGAACGGCGCCGGCAAGACAACACTCTTCAATGCCATTTCCGGCTATGTGCGGCCCAGCGGCGGAAGCGTGCGCCTCAGGGGGCACGACGTTGCCCGGCTCTCGCCGCACAGCATCGCCGAACACGGGATCCGGCGGACCTTTCAGAACGGCGGGCTGTTTCCCGCACTGACGGTTCTCGAGAACGTGTTGACGGGTCTGCACGCCCAGACCCACGGCTCTTTCCTGGACGTGATCTTGGGGCGCAGACGTGCCCTGGCGTCGGAACGTGAGATGATCGCCAAGTCGCGCGAGCTTTTGTCGCTCATGCAGATGGATCATATGGCAGACACAAGGGCTGCGGATCTCTCCGGCGGGCAGCAACGTATCGTCGAGATCGTCCGCACCGTGGCATCCGAGCCGCCGGTTCTTTTGCTCGACGAACCAGCGGTCGGCCTGTCCCCGTTGGCGCGGGACCAGATGATGGACATCATCAATCGTATGGCCGGCGAAAAGGGTGTTGGCATCCTATTGATCGAGCACGCGGTCGAACTGGTGATGGCCGGGGCCGACCGGATCATGGTGATGGCGGCAGGCCAGCGCATCGCCGAAGGAACCCCCGCAGAAATCCGCGAAGACCGCGCCGTGCTGGAGGCTTATCTTGGACATGCCTGA